In a genomic window of Ipomoea triloba cultivar NCNSP0323 chromosome 3, ASM357664v1:
- the LOC116012526 gene encoding putative transcription factor bHLH041 isoform X2: MDSIFLLEEGDRIAFLFHRIMQSFGCTYICLWSYLPHPSNYLVSVDGLFSGENSVARRLFEEYRHSSPLLFHEGRIPGYAFKNNLPYLELLFPALERLASNEVQKQFYREAGIKTAIFMGCGAGEIELGLSSVPQANMEMEMKNIFPEDFFRQAAATASSLPVPVPAIGLPSPQLQPDPNRPSSSSSSLRSLSIDSPESLLFGVAAATSYAAAAEPPLREVFSDQRGIMPPVTSPMSHIRGAAIDFPSMQSEDAAITRAYLAVISSSSCSSPSSSLRPQGSFQKPTAFRRYNMAAQPVGARGIIMKKQTVLKRSFEFFRNLSLMRRQELVRTTRPTITQVHHMISERKRREKLNESFQHLRSLLPPGTKKDKASVLSITTEQLSALKAKVEELSRKNQMLEAEVAKGAKAAAEEEEDGGGRVDVRLTDAGESTSEDNRVVDLQVTVRGENGILELVMRLLEFLKQVENVRLISVEANTRSNSVNRIILRLVIQGGDLNESDFLEAVRRVVGDLA, from the exons ATGGACTCCATCTTCCTCCTTGAAGAAGGTGACAGAattgcttttctttttcatcGGATAATGCAGTCCTTTGGGTGCACTTACATTTGCCTCTGGTCCTATTTGCCCCACCCATCCAA CTATTTGGTGTCTGTGGATGGACTGTTCAGTGGCGAAAACAGCGTCGCCAGGCGGCTTTTCGAGGAGTACAGACACTCATCACCACTTCTATTCCATGAAGG GCGCATTCCGGGATATGCATTCAAGAACAATCTCCCTTACCTGGAGCTGCTGTTCCCAGCTCTTGAAAGACTTGCTTCCAATGAAGTGCAGAAGCAGTTCTACAGG GAAGCAGGAATAAAG ACAGCTATTTTTATGGGATGTGGAGCAGGAGAGATTGAGCTTGGGTTGTCTTCTGTCCCACAG GCTAACATGGAGATGGAGATGAAGAATATATTCCCAGAAGATTTCTTCAGACAAGCAGCAGCAACAGCATCATCACTCCCAGTCCCAGTCCCAGCAATAGGCCTTCCAAGCCCTCAACTTCAACCCGACCCGAATCgcccatcttcttcttcatcatcactcaGATCACTGTCCATAGACAGCCCGGAATCCCTTCTGTTCGGCGTAGCAGCCGCCACTTCTTACGCTGCCGCAGCTGAGCCGCCGCTGAGAGAGGTGTTTTCCGATCAGAGGGGGATTATGCCGCCTGTGACATCACCTATGAGCCATATCAGAGGCGCCGCCATTGATTTCCCGTCAATGCAGAGCGAAGATGCCGCCATAACCAGAGCTTATTTAGCtgtcatttcttcttcttcttgttcttccccttcttcttctcttcgtcCCCAAGGAAGTTTCCAGAAGCCCACCGCTTTCAGAAG GTATAACATGGCGGCTCAGCCGGTGGGTGCAAGGGGGATCATAATGAAGAAACAAACCGTTCTGAAAAGATCATTCGAGTTTTTCAGAAACCTGAGCTTGATGAGACGCCAGGAACTAGTCCGCACCACCCGCCCCACCATCACGCAAGTTCATCATATGATTTCTGAGCGAAAACGTCGCGAAAAGCTCAATGAAAGCTTCCAACACCTCAGATCACTCCTCCCTCCTGGAACTAAG aaAGATAAAGCGTCAGTTCTTAGCATCACGACAGAGCAGTTATCTGCTCTTAAGGCTAAAGTGGAAGAGCTGAGCAGAAAGAACCAAATGTTGGAAGCAGAGGTGGCGAAGGGGGCGAaagcggcggcggaggaggaggaggacgGCGGCGGAAGGGTGGACGTCCGGCTAACGGACGCCGGCGAGTCGACGTCGGAGGATAACAGAGTGGTGGACTTGCAGGTGACAGTGAGGGGGGAGAATGGGATCTTAGAATTGGTAATGAGATTGTTGGAGTTCTTGAAACAGGTTGAGAATGTAAGATTGATCTCTGTTGAAGCTAACACCAGATCCAATTCTGTTAATCGTATAATCTTGAGACTCGTAATTCAG GGAGGCGATTTGAACGAATCGGATTTCCTGGAAGCAGTGAGAAGGGTTGTTGGTGACTTGGCATAG
- the LOC116012526 gene encoding putative transcription factor bHLH041 isoform X1: MDSIFLLEEGDRIAFLFHRIMQSFGCTYICLWSYLPHPSNSYLVSVDGLFSGENSVARRLFEEYRHSSPLLFHEGRIPGYAFKNNLPYLELLFPALERLASNEVQKQFYREAGIKTAIFMGCGAGEIELGLSSVPQANMEMEMKNIFPEDFFRQAAATASSLPVPVPAIGLPSPQLQPDPNRPSSSSSSLRSLSIDSPESLLFGVAAATSYAAAAEPPLREVFSDQRGIMPPVTSPMSHIRGAAIDFPSMQSEDAAITRAYLAVISSSSCSSPSSSLRPQGSFQKPTAFRRYNMAAQPVGARGIIMKKQTVLKRSFEFFRNLSLMRRQELVRTTRPTITQVHHMISERKRREKLNESFQHLRSLLPPGTKKDKASVLSITTEQLSALKAKVEELSRKNQMLEAEVAKGAKAAAEEEEDGGGRVDVRLTDAGESTSEDNRVVDLQVTVRGENGILELVMRLLEFLKQVENVRLISVEANTRSNSVNRIILRLVIQGGDLNESDFLEAVRRVVGDLA; this comes from the exons ATGGACTCCATCTTCCTCCTTGAAGAAGGTGACAGAattgcttttctttttcatcGGATAATGCAGTCCTTTGGGTGCACTTACATTTGCCTCTGGTCCTATTTGCCCCACCCATCCAA CAGCTATTTGGTGTCTGTGGATGGACTGTTCAGTGGCGAAAACAGCGTCGCCAGGCGGCTTTTCGAGGAGTACAGACACTCATCACCACTTCTATTCCATGAAGG GCGCATTCCGGGATATGCATTCAAGAACAATCTCCCTTACCTGGAGCTGCTGTTCCCAGCTCTTGAAAGACTTGCTTCCAATGAAGTGCAGAAGCAGTTCTACAGG GAAGCAGGAATAAAG ACAGCTATTTTTATGGGATGTGGAGCAGGAGAGATTGAGCTTGGGTTGTCTTCTGTCCCACAG GCTAACATGGAGATGGAGATGAAGAATATATTCCCAGAAGATTTCTTCAGACAAGCAGCAGCAACAGCATCATCACTCCCAGTCCCAGTCCCAGCAATAGGCCTTCCAAGCCCTCAACTTCAACCCGACCCGAATCgcccatcttcttcttcatcatcactcaGATCACTGTCCATAGACAGCCCGGAATCCCTTCTGTTCGGCGTAGCAGCCGCCACTTCTTACGCTGCCGCAGCTGAGCCGCCGCTGAGAGAGGTGTTTTCCGATCAGAGGGGGATTATGCCGCCTGTGACATCACCTATGAGCCATATCAGAGGCGCCGCCATTGATTTCCCGTCAATGCAGAGCGAAGATGCCGCCATAACCAGAGCTTATTTAGCtgtcatttcttcttcttcttgttcttccccttcttcttctcttcgtcCCCAAGGAAGTTTCCAGAAGCCCACCGCTTTCAGAAG GTATAACATGGCGGCTCAGCCGGTGGGTGCAAGGGGGATCATAATGAAGAAACAAACCGTTCTGAAAAGATCATTCGAGTTTTTCAGAAACCTGAGCTTGATGAGACGCCAGGAACTAGTCCGCACCACCCGCCCCACCATCACGCAAGTTCATCATATGATTTCTGAGCGAAAACGTCGCGAAAAGCTCAATGAAAGCTTCCAACACCTCAGATCACTCCTCCCTCCTGGAACTAAG aaAGATAAAGCGTCAGTTCTTAGCATCACGACAGAGCAGTTATCTGCTCTTAAGGCTAAAGTGGAAGAGCTGAGCAGAAAGAACCAAATGTTGGAAGCAGAGGTGGCGAAGGGGGCGAaagcggcggcggaggaggaggaggacgGCGGCGGAAGGGTGGACGTCCGGCTAACGGACGCCGGCGAGTCGACGTCGGAGGATAACAGAGTGGTGGACTTGCAGGTGACAGTGAGGGGGGAGAATGGGATCTTAGAATTGGTAATGAGATTGTTGGAGTTCTTGAAACAGGTTGAGAATGTAAGATTGATCTCTGTTGAAGCTAACACCAGATCCAATTCTGTTAATCGTATAATCTTGAGACTCGTAATTCAG GGAGGCGATTTGAACGAATCGGATTTCCTGGAAGCAGTGAGAAGGGTTGTTGGTGACTTGGCATAG